A stretch of the Kushneria konosiri genome encodes the following:
- a CDS encoding diguanylate cyclase domain-containing protein yields MRGLLRLFRSRLALRAAASIVVIVGVLGIAFLVSAVHLRAESEKNIQRMRLEGLIATVERTAQIACFLDDTQLAGEVTQGLLSNRIVREARLVRQDGSALADHANANEHQGGAPMTRTIHSPFDPAQEVCRMTLVPDQDWIDSMVNNATRFLSVALVLQLLGIGLSVILVVFYFVTRPISDISQKLHALEAETGQKLPPPGGHYKDEIGKLVSSVNTMIDRLVSSLSEERRQRLAREIEERRYRTLFDNVEAGIFELDGQGRLLSANPAFCRMFLAGTPLDTTAAMITFTSLISEGCPTTQALVSRRARRDSAREWEMAVGEGAGRRWVNVMVSCLEEERLQGVAHDITERRRATENAERLAMTDPLTGLGNRLGFERRLSVIERYHRLHPDHHHALMLLDFDHFKQINDVYGHHAGDEVLQQIADILRVISRQQDFSARLGGDEFVMLLDHRTPREDLAVMAQRLIDSINQPLTLADSQKVQLGISIGIAVLGSDTDDVRTLVQLADQAMYRAKREGRNTWRFHDQNLTFDI; encoded by the coding sequence ATGAGAGGGCTATTGCGACTTTTTCGCAGTCGCCTGGCTCTGCGCGCAGCGGCCAGTATCGTCGTCATCGTGGGCGTACTGGGGATCGCCTTTCTGGTCTCGGCCGTGCACCTGCGTGCTGAATCCGAAAAGAACATTCAGCGCATGCGGCTTGAAGGACTGATTGCCACGGTCGAACGCACGGCCCAGATCGCCTGTTTTCTGGACGACACACAGCTGGCCGGTGAAGTGACTCAGGGGCTTCTGAGCAATCGTATCGTGCGTGAGGCGAGACTCGTTCGCCAGGATGGCAGCGCACTGGCCGATCATGCCAATGCCAACGAGCATCAGGGAGGGGCACCGATGACCCGGACAATCCACTCCCCGTTCGACCCCGCTCAGGAGGTCTGCCGGATGACGCTGGTACCGGATCAGGACTGGATTGACAGCATGGTCAACAACGCCACACGGTTTCTGTCCGTGGCGCTTGTGTTGCAGCTTCTGGGTATTGGCTTGAGCGTGATCCTGGTGGTGTTTTATTTCGTGACCCGCCCGATCAGTGATATCTCACAAAAGCTGCATGCGCTGGAGGCGGAAACGGGGCAGAAGCTGCCGCCACCCGGTGGCCACTACAAGGATGAAATCGGCAAGCTGGTATCCAGCGTCAACACCATGATCGATCGGCTGGTCAGCAGTCTGAGCGAGGAACGCCGGCAGCGGCTGGCCCGTGAAATCGAGGAGCGGCGCTATCGCACGCTTTTTGACAACGTTGAGGCCGGCATTTTTGAACTCGACGGTCAGGGGCGGCTGTTATCAGCCAATCCGGCCTTTTGCCGGATGTTTCTGGCGGGCACGCCACTGGACACGACAGCCGCCATGATCACCTTTACCTCCCTGATCAGTGAAGGCTGCCCCACAACACAGGCGCTTGTCTCGCGCAGGGCGCGCCGGGACAGCGCACGCGAATGGGAAATGGCCGTGGGTGAAGGGGCCGGTCGACGCTGGGTCAATGTCATGGTCAGCTGTCTGGAAGAAGAGCGACTTCAGGGCGTGGCTCACGATATCACCGAACGTCGTCGCGCCACTGAAAACGCTGAAAGGCTTGCCATGACCGATCCACTGACCGGGCTTGGCAATCGGCTGGGCTTCGAACGCCGGCTGAGCGTCATCGAACGCTATCACCGCTTACACCCTGATCATCACCATGCGCTGATGCTGCTCGATTTTGATCATTTCAAACAGATCAATGATGTCTACGGCCATCATGCCGGTGATGAGGTACTCCAGCAGATTGCCGACATTCTGCGCGTCATTTCGCGCCAGCAGGACTTTTCAGCTCGCCTGGGCGGCGACGAGTTCGTGATGCTGCTCGATCATCGCACGCCTCGCGAGGATCTGGCCGTCATGGCGCAGCGTCTGATCGACAGCATCAACCAGCCGCTAACGCTGGCTGACAGTCAAAAGGTGCAGCTGGGCATCAGCATCGGCATTGCAGTACTGGGCAGCGATACCGATGATGTCAGGACACTGGTCCAGCTGGCTGATCAGGCGATGTATCGAGCCAAGCGCGAAGGCCGTAACACCTGGCGCTTTCATGATCAAAATCTCACCTTCGATATCTGA
- a CDS encoding 2OG-Fe(II) oxygenase, translated as MSTVIDDFDREVQALLAASPLNPERIDVLIEDLIHQGFSHQRDFFSSALIDALLSDLERLEAHDALTSAGIGRRQEHQLASSVRGDAIRWLNRESPAQQVYLQRLDELREEINRALFIGLFEFEAHFARYPPGAFYKRHVDSFQGRANRVISTVTYLNRDWPIDGGGEMVLFESQQQGPDGFDPHAPIREMTRVHPEAGTLACFLSDTAPHEVLPTRLPRASIAGWFRRNASVNGVVDPAR; from the coding sequence ATGAGTACCGTCATTGATGATTTTGACCGCGAGGTTCAAGCCCTGCTGGCGGCCTCGCCTCTGAACCCGGAGCGTATCGACGTCCTCATCGAGGACCTGATTCACCAGGGATTCAGTCATCAGCGCGACTTCTTTTCATCAGCACTGATAGACGCCCTGCTGTCTGATCTTGAGCGTCTTGAAGCGCATGACGCCCTGACAAGCGCCGGCATCGGCCGACGGCAGGAACATCAGCTGGCCTCCAGCGTTCGCGGCGACGCGATCCGCTGGCTGAACCGGGAAAGCCCGGCTCAGCAGGTCTATCTCCAGCGCCTTGATGAGCTGCGCGAGGAGATCAATCGGGCGCTGTTCATCGGTCTGTTCGAGTTCGAGGCCCATTTTGCCCGTTACCCACCGGGCGCCTTTTACAAGCGTCACGTGGACAGCTTTCAGGGGCGCGCCAATCGGGTGATATCCACGGTGACCTATCTCAACCGCGATTGGCCCATTGATGGCGGCGGCGAGATGGTGCTGTTCGAAAGCCAGCAGCAGGGGCCGGATGGTTTCGATCCACACGCCCCGATTCGCGAAATGACCCGGGTGCACCCGGAGGCCGGCACGCTGGCCTGTTTTCTGTCGGACACCGCCCCCCATGAGGTACTGCCCACCCGTCTGCCACGTGCCAGCATTGCCGGCTGGTTTCGACGCAACGCCTCGGTCAACGGCGTGGTTGACCCGGCCCGCTGA
- the ftsB gene encoding cell division protein FtsB, producing MLKWISIALVVALAALQYQLWLGDGGLLEHSRVKARADELQESNQLLTDRNDRLAAEVVDLKNGLDAIEERGRNDLGMIRNDEQFFWVPSEKASHNPTRVAPPGADQSADEARDDFTGRQQ from the coding sequence ATGCTCAAATGGATTTCAATCGCGCTGGTCGTTGCACTGGCCGCGCTGCAGTATCAGCTCTGGCTGGGAGATGGTGGCCTTCTGGAGCATAGCCGGGTCAAGGCGCGCGCCGATGAGCTGCAGGAGAGCAACCAGTTGCTGACTGACCGCAACGATCGACTTGCCGCCGAGGTGGTGGATCTGAAAAACGGCCTGGATGCGATCGAGGAGCGCGGGCGAAATGATCTGGGCATGATCCGCAACGATGAGCAGTTTTTCTGGGTGCCCAGCGAGAAGGCCAGCCACAACCCTACCAGGGTAGCGCCGCCCGGCGCTGACCAGAGCGCCGACGAGGCTCGTGACGACTTTACCGGGAGGCAGCAATGA
- a CDS encoding LysR substrate-binding domain-containing protein, with the protein MDSGRAEPRLHHIRAFVAVATHGSIRSAARELGMSQPAMTRSIRELEELMNTALLVRGASGVTLTDSGRALERHARMIVSELRRARDSVDQVSGRGRGHVAIGVSATVARTILPAVVARFQKGYPQVSMHLQEGQLSTLVERLRSGELDFTISTVDTDTIDHDLRIQPLFDKPFVVVMRHDHPLAGATDPEMLCHARWVLPTPRSGYYAGLYRWLDEKHIINAQSRLECDSFTTSLNLIAQSDMIGVFAQGMVAHHGMAGLVELSLETPLPSARFHLVRHQERPLTPAAERLAQLFEYESRAG; encoded by the coding sequence ATGGATTCAGGTAGAGCAGAACCGCGGCTGCATCACATTCGGGCCTTTGTGGCCGTGGCCACCCACGGCAGCATCCGCTCGGCCGCGCGTGAGCTGGGCATGTCGCAACCGGCCATGACCCGGTCCATTCGCGAGCTGGAAGAGCTCATGAATACGGCACTGCTGGTGCGCGGGGCCAGCGGTGTGACGTTGACCGACAGTGGGCGGGCGCTTGAACGTCATGCCCGGATGATCGTCAGTGAACTCAGACGGGCGCGTGACAGTGTGGATCAGGTCAGCGGTCGTGGTCGTGGTCATGTGGCCATAGGGGTATCGGCTACCGTCGCCCGGACCATTCTGCCGGCGGTTGTGGCCCGCTTTCAGAAGGGCTATCCGCAGGTGAGCATGCATCTTCAGGAGGGGCAGCTGTCGACGCTGGTCGAGCGGCTGCGTTCCGGAGAGCTCGATTTTACGATCAGCACGGTGGATACGGACACCATCGATCACGATCTGCGTATTCAGCCGCTGTTCGACAAGCCCTTTGTGGTGGTCATGCGCCATGATCATCCGCTGGCCGGGGCCACTGACCCCGAGATGCTGTGTCATGCCCGCTGGGTATTGCCCACGCCGCGAAGCGGCTATTACGCCGGTCTTTATCGCTGGCTGGATGAAAAACACATCATCAACGCACAGTCACGCCTTGAGTGTGATTCCTTTACGACCTCGCTGAACCTGATCGCCCAGAGCGACATGATCGGGGTCTTTGCTCAGGGCATGGTGGCTCATCATGGCATGGCCGGTCTGGTCGAACTGAGCCTTGAAACACCGCTGCCGTCGGCGCGCTTTCATCTGGTCCGCCATCAGGAACGGCCTCTGACCCCGGCGGCAGAACGGCTGGCACAGCTTTTTGAATACGAAAGCCGTGCCGGATGA
- a CDS encoding NUDIX hydrolase, whose amino-acid sequence MNFCSHCGAPVRFAIPLDDDRPRYLCDNCGTIHYQNPRIVAGSLPVVDDRVLLCRRAISPREGYWTLPAGFMENGETTPEAAIRETREEACAEIELGGLYTMVDLPHINQVYMIYLARLRNDLEPAFSAGPESLEVRLFREEDIPWSELAFSTITKTLEYYFRDRARFGRDALDVQHLALYPLHADVIRRW is encoded by the coding sequence ATGAATTTTTGCAGTCATTGCGGCGCGCCGGTGCGCTTTGCCATTCCATTGGACGATGATCGTCCGCGTTATCTGTGTGACAACTGCGGCACCATCCATTATCAGAATCCACGGATTGTGGCCGGTAGTCTACCCGTTGTGGATGATCGGGTACTGCTGTGTCGGCGGGCGATTTCCCCGCGGGAAGGGTACTGGACGCTGCCGGCCGGATTCATGGAAAACGGCGAAACCACGCCCGAGGCCGCCATTCGAGAAACCCGCGAAGAGGCCTGTGCCGAGATCGAGCTGGGTGGTCTCTACACCATGGTTGATCTGCCGCACATCAATCAGGTCTACATGATCTATCTGGCGCGACTGCGCAATGATCTTGAGCCGGCCTTCTCGGCGGGGCCTGAAAGTCTCGAAGTGCGTCTTTTCCGTGAAGAGGACATCCCCTGGTCGGAGCTGGCCTTTTCCACCATTACGAAAACGCTTGAATATTATTTCCGCGACCGAGCCCGCTTTGGTCGCGACGCACTCGATGTTCAGCACCTGGCGCTGTATCCCCTGCATGCCGATGTGATTCGCCGCTGGTAG
- the ispD gene encoding 2-C-methyl-D-erythritol 4-phosphate cytidylyltransferase, giving the protein MSAPQWLIVPAAGRGTRMRAACPKQYLLLDEAAVLACTLARLNEAFPEATLLLCLDPEDQWFHESMVPFAHWHRLNGGNERVDSVRAGIDWLADHAHVDDWVLVHDVARPCVTVADLHHLMDTIRHDSVGGLLAAPVTDTLKRQDADQRVDETVPRQGLWRALTPQGFRYGVLQEAFRTAREASFLMTDEASGVERLGHFPRLVTGRSDNLKITHPEDLALAAQILSAQRASVHLSLSDKEPGHEPV; this is encoded by the coding sequence ATGAGCGCCCCGCAGTGGCTGATCGTGCCGGCGGCCGGCCGCGGTACCCGCATGCGTGCGGCCTGTCCCAAGCAGTATCTGCTGCTTGATGAGGCTGCCGTGCTTGCCTGTACGCTGGCGCGGCTGAATGAGGCCTTTCCCGAGGCCACTCTGCTGCTGTGTCTGGACCCTGAAGACCAGTGGTTTCATGAGTCCATGGTGCCCTTTGCGCACTGGCATCGTCTCAACGGTGGCAACGAGCGGGTGGACTCGGTACGCGCCGGTATCGACTGGCTTGCTGATCATGCCCATGTTGATGACTGGGTGCTGGTTCATGATGTGGCGCGGCCCTGTGTGACCGTGGCGGATCTGCATCATCTGATGGACACTATCCGGCATGATTCTGTGGGGGGGCTGCTGGCGGCGCCGGTGACCGATACCCTCAAGCGTCAGGACGCTGACCAGCGGGTCGACGAAACCGTACCGCGTCAGGGGCTCTGGCGCGCCCTGACCCCCCAGGGCTTTCGTTATGGCGTATTGCAGGAGGCTTTCAGGACTGCCCGTGAGGCGAGCTTTCTGATGACCGATGAAGCCTCGGGCGTTGAGCGACTCGGTCATTTTCCCCGGCTGGTCACCGGGCGCAGCGACAATCTGAAAATCACCCATCCTGAAGACCTGGCGCTGGCAGCACAGATTCTGTCTGCCCAGCGGGCCAGCGTTCATTTATCCCTGTCCGACAAGGAGCCCGGCCATGAGCCTGTCTGA
- the ispF gene encoding 2-C-methyl-D-erythritol 2,4-cyclodiphosphate synthase — protein sequence MRIGHGFDVHRFGEGDHLMLGGVRVTFDHGFVAHSDGDVVLHALSDALLGAAALGDIGRHFPDTDEQWRGADSRALLRHVVSLINAEGFGLINVDVTILAQAPKMAPHIDAMREVIAGDIGLEKSCVNVKATTTEKLGFTGRGEGIAVEAVALLMRHDEAS from the coding sequence CTGCGTATCGGTCACGGCTTTGACGTTCATCGTTTTGGCGAGGGTGATCACCTGATGCTGGGGGGTGTGCGGGTGACGTTCGACCACGGTTTCGTGGCGCACTCCGATGGAGACGTGGTGCTTCATGCGTTAAGCGATGCGCTGCTGGGGGCGGCAGCGCTGGGCGACATCGGCCGGCATTTCCCCGATACCGACGAGCAGTGGCGCGGCGCCGACAGTCGGGCGCTGTTGCGTCATGTGGTCTCACTGATCAACGCAGAGGGCTTTGGCCTGATCAACGTCGACGTCACCATTCTGGCGCAGGCCCCAAAAATGGCGCCGCACATTGACGCCATGCGTGAGGTCATTGCCGGGGATATCGGGCTTGAAAAATCCTGCGTCAACGTCAAGGCCACCACCACCGAAAAGCTCGGCTTCACCGGCCGTGGCGAGGGCATTGCCGTCGAAGCCGTGGCGCTTTTGATGCGCCATGATGAGGCCTCATGA
- a CDS encoding lysophospholipid acyltransferase family protein: MTMKDNWQARLIMRLWQVLSQRTPSTLWRLASRFEPVYSLIGVRERRITRMNLRQAYPDVSEQVRRQQIHDSLRHSIATMMELGFAWQGDPEAVAKSIVEIHGRELLDEAREEGRGVIVLAPHFGNWEILNFWLSSHFPFTAMYEPPKISALDPVIRHGRERMGASLVPTTSRGVAALLKALKRSEAIGILPDQVPDWGSGEFADFFGYPAYTATLLPRLVSRTNARVVTGVARRREDRRGFDIHFLEADERVYAQEDDAVSARGVNASVENAIALDPMQYQWEYKRYRRTPGQRENAPGWREQRFYKQGRGGRKL, encoded by the coding sequence ATGACGATGAAAGACAACTGGCAGGCGCGCCTTATCATGCGCCTCTGGCAAGTGCTCTCACAGCGCACGCCGTCCACCCTGTGGCGTCTGGCCTCACGTTTCGAACCCGTTTACAGCCTGATTGGCGTGCGCGAGCGACGCATCACGCGCATGAACCTGCGTCAGGCCTACCCCGACGTCAGTGAACAGGTTCGCCGCCAGCAGATTCATGACAGCCTGCGCCATTCGATCGCGACCATGATGGAGCTGGGGTTTGCCTGGCAGGGAGATCCCGAGGCGGTAGCGAAATCGATTGTTGAAATACACGGACGTGAACTGCTGGATGAGGCGCGCGAAGAAGGACGCGGTGTGATCGTGCTGGCGCCCCACTTTGGGAACTGGGAGATTCTCAACTTCTGGCTTTCGAGCCATTTCCCGTTCACGGCCATGTACGAACCCCCCAAGATCAGTGCGCTCGACCCCGTCATTCGACACGGACGCGAGCGTATGGGGGCCAGCCTCGTCCCCACGACCTCACGCGGGGTAGCGGCGCTTTTAAAGGCACTCAAGCGCAGCGAGGCGATCGGCATTCTGCCCGATCAGGTGCCGGATTGGGGCAGCGGCGAGTTTGCCGACTTCTTTGGCTATCCGGCCTACACCGCCACCCTGCTGCCACGGCTGGTCTCGCGCACCAACGCTCGGGTCGTGACCGGCGTAGCCAGGCGGCGCGAGGATCGGCGGGGCTTTGACATCCACTTTCTCGAGGCCGACGAGCGGGTCTATGCCCAGGAAGATGACGCCGTGTCCGCCCGTGGCGTCAACGCCAGTGTCGAAAACGCCATTGCGCTGGACCCCATGCAGTACCAATGGGAATACAAGCGCTATCGACGCACGCCCGGCCAGCGCGAAAACGCGCCCGGCTGGCGCGAACAGCGCTTTTACAAGCAGGGACGTGGCGGCCGCAAGCTCTGA
- a CDS encoding YajQ family cyclic di-GMP-binding protein: MPSFDIVSEFDKHEATNAVDQANREVQTRFDFRGVDASFTLEGEKVSLEADADFQLKQMLDILRSKLIARGIDARCMDEQEPVLSGVKARQEVQLKQGLEQPDCKAIVKQLKESKLKVQSAIQGDKVRVTGKKRDDLQQAIALLKSEEGPDLPLQFDNFRD, from the coding sequence ATGCCTTCTTTCGATATCGTGTCCGAGTTTGACAAGCATGAAGCCACCAACGCTGTCGATCAGGCCAACCGCGAGGTACAAACGCGCTTTGACTTTCGTGGGGTCGATGCCAGCTTCACTCTGGAAGGGGAGAAGGTGTCGCTGGAAGCCGATGCCGATTTCCAGCTCAAGCAGATGCTCGACATCCTGCGTTCCAAATTGATTGCCCGAGGCATTGATGCCCGCTGCATGGATGAGCAGGAGCCCGTGCTGTCCGGCGTCAAGGCGCGTCAGGAAGTTCAGCTCAAGCAGGGCCTCGAGCAGCCTGACTGCAAGGCGATCGTCAAGCAGCTCAAGGAGTCGAAGCTCAAGGTGCAAAGCGCCATTCAGGGCGACAAGGTCCGCGTGACCGGCAAGAAGCGCGATGACCTGCAGCAGGCCATTGCGCTATTGAAAAGTGAAGAGGGCCCGGATCTGCCGCTGCAGTTTGATAACTTCCGCGATTGA
- a CDS encoding porin, which translates to MPKDIHKPSSIETLMMKILFIALTTLLLMGSASAQAQIRLLNDRVTLSGFGTLGLIHSDQDKADFVRDVGQPKGAEQGWSARTDTRLGLQANVRLTDELDTVVQGMSQYHSSGDFSPELMLAFVRYAPGPSFQLRVGRLGWDVDLLSESRYIGYASPWVRPPVDHFGVLQLTWIDGADATFTRALGDDLVWARFFAGSSDSRFFMTDSLEAEFDAHQVLGGHLNFETGSWRFRAGYTRVRSDVSFSGDDADLIGQLYSVDANRYLNYLTGFDELQIYSLGASWSAGPLQLQATWNRDILAEGDTWLDTGFVSAAWRVEKWTPYVMVSGVRTHDSREDPLGSNVSQHTESLGLRYDVMTNVALKAQLDHIHTRVPGLLWRGTQGEWKNDQSNLVSLGLDFIF; encoded by the coding sequence ATGCCGAAGGACATCCACAAGCCTTCATCCATTGAGACCCTGATGATGAAAATCCTTTTCATTGCACTAACGACACTTCTTTTGATGGGTAGTGCCAGTGCACAGGCGCAGATTCGTCTTTTGAATGACCGGGTCACGCTCAGTGGTTTCGGCACGCTGGGGCTCATCCACAGCGATCAGGACAAGGCTGATTTTGTTCGGGATGTGGGACAGCCCAAAGGCGCCGAACAGGGCTGGAGCGCCCGCACCGACACGCGTCTGGGGCTACAGGCCAATGTGCGGCTGACCGACGAGCTGGACACCGTGGTACAGGGCATGAGCCAGTATCATAGCTCGGGGGACTTCAGCCCCGAGCTGATGCTGGCCTTTGTACGCTACGCGCCGGGCCCGAGCTTTCAATTGCGCGTGGGGCGCCTGGGCTGGGACGTCGATCTGCTCTCGGAGTCGCGCTACATCGGCTACGCCTCCCCCTGGGTTCGCCCGCCAGTAGATCATTTCGGAGTGCTGCAACTGACCTGGATCGATGGCGCCGATGCTACCTTCACCAGGGCACTTGGCGATGATCTTGTCTGGGCACGCTTTTTTGCCGGCAGCTCCGACAGCCGTTTTTTCATGACAGACTCGCTGGAGGCCGAATTTGACGCCCACCAGGTTCTGGGCGGCCATCTCAATTTTGAAACCGGCTCATGGCGCTTTCGCGCCGGCTATACCCGGGTTCGTTCAGACGTCAGCTTCAGCGGCGACGATGCGGATCTCATCGGCCAGCTCTACAGTGTTGATGCCAACCGTTATCTCAACTATCTGACCGGATTTGACGAACTGCAGATCTACTCACTTGGGGCATCCTGGAGCGCAGGCCCGCTGCAACTGCAGGCGACCTGGAATCGTGACATCCTGGCCGAAGGCGATACCTGGCTGGATACGGGGTTCGTCTCGGCGGCGTGGCGCGTGGAAAAATGGACGCCCTACGTCATGGTGTCCGGTGTAAGAACACATGACAGTCGCGAAGACCCACTCGGCTCCAATGTCAGTCAGCACACAGAGTCGCTCGGGCTTCGATATGACGTGATGACCAACGTCGCGCTCAAGGCGCAGCTGGATCATATTCACACCCGGGTTCCGGGCCTTTTATGGCGCGGCACCCAGGGTGAGTGGAAAAACGATCAATCCAATCTTGTCAGCCTCGGGCTGGATTTCATCTTTTAA
- a CDS encoding CoA pyrophosphatase, which produces MLLAAQHRLHDYRPARLDGHHPRAAVLMPIINHETPTLLLTRRNARLSSHAGQVAFPGGKLDPEDESLEDCALRESFEEIGLPPERVQLLGRLSERFSANGMIVTPFVGLIAPDVRFTPNPDEIDTIFEVELARLMTDPRQHTDVIRDDDACWYVPSYTIFEHTLWGLSAMMVVELLSVAFHVDIGLDRYPEASPLRHLPPRPSRRRPS; this is translated from the coding sequence ATGCTGCTAGCGGCGCAACATCGACTTCATGACTATCGCCCGGCCCGGCTGGACGGTCATCATCCACGGGCTGCCGTGTTGATGCCGATTATCAACCATGAAACGCCCACCCTGTTGCTCACGCGTCGCAACGCGCGCCTGAGCTCTCATGCCGGGCAGGTGGCCTTTCCGGGCGGCAAGCTGGACCCCGAAGACGAAAGCCTTGAGGACTGCGCCCTGCGGGAAAGTTTCGAGGAGATCGGCCTGCCGCCCGAGCGGGTGCAATTGCTGGGCCGGCTTTCCGAGCGCTTTTCTGCCAACGGCATGATCGTGACACCCTTTGTAGGGCTGATCGCGCCCGACGTGCGCTTTACACCCAATCCCGATGAAATCGACACCATCTTTGAGGTCGAGCTGGCACGCCTGATGACCGATCCGCGCCAGCATACCGATGTGATTCGCGATGACGACGCCTGCTGGTATGTGCCCAGCTACACGATTTTTGAGCACACGCTATGGGGGCTGTCAGCGATGATGGTCGTCGAACTTTTAAGCGTCGCCTTTCATGTAGATATCGGGCTGGATCGCTATCCTGAAGCCTCGCCCCTTCGCCATCTTCCTCCTCGACCATCACGCAGGCGCCCGTCATGA
- a CDS encoding MFS transporter — protein sequence MARPLLTLILPPLMGLFILALGNGFLSTLVTLRLDNAGASVESIGWVSSAYYVGLALGAVLNDRLLLRIGHIRAYVCFASLVAAAALAQALWLDAGWWFAMRLVGGWATVGVYLVIESWLLTSGDSARRGQILAFYMISLYAALALGQLLLGLFEAPFDATPYVVIGMLASLSVLPLCIIPRVSPLLEHAVPLPPWRLIRVTPTGIMGVFGSGLIVAALYSLLPLYLQQTGLSVERLGQFMAVVIVGGMALQYPMGRWSDRHDRQIVLIILGMTLIALSLALPLAAAMSELALGIVLFVFGGMAFSLYPVAMSHAADRAPPQALVGMSQGLLLINAVGCTLSAPILTGVMGQTGGNGLFYGLAMISAAMALFFMWRRSVRPAPQPVAPFAAHPVQTVVGAELDVTEEMVAGAEIQAEKDEAEEAAHQDNARYDSAAHANDKTASPSQ from the coding sequence ATGGCTCGTCCACTGTTGACCCTGATCCTGCCACCGCTGATGGGGCTTTTCATTCTGGCCCTGGGCAACGGGTTTCTATCCACGCTGGTGACATTACGACTCGATAACGCCGGCGCCTCGGTGGAGAGCATCGGCTGGGTGTCCTCGGCCTACTATGTGGGGCTGGCGCTGGGGGCGGTACTCAACGATCGTCTGCTGCTGCGCATCGGACATATCCGGGCCTATGTCTGCTTTGCCTCGCTGGTGGCCGCCGCCGCACTGGCTCAGGCGCTGTGGCTTGATGCCGGCTGGTGGTTTGCCATGCGTCTGGTGGGTGGCTGGGCCACGGTCGGGGTCTATCTGGTGATCGAAAGCTGGCTTTTGACCAGCGGCGATTCGGCCCGCCGCGGCCAAATACTGGCCTTTTACATGATCTCGCTCTACGCGGCGCTGGCACTCGGGCAATTGCTGCTGGGGCTTTTCGAGGCGCCTTTCGATGCCACGCCCTATGTGGTGATCGGCATGCTGGCGTCGCTTTCGGTACTGCCGCTTTGCATCATTCCCCGGGTGTCACCACTGCTGGAGCATGCCGTGCCGCTGCCGCCCTGGCGGCTGATTCGCGTGACGCCGACCGGGATCATGGGCGTTTTTGGCTCGGGGCTGATCGTGGCGGCGCTCTATTCGCTTCTGCCCCTGTATCTTCAGCAGACGGGACTGTCGGTTGAACGGCTGGGTCAGTTCATGGCCGTGGTCATCGTGGGCGGTATGGCCCTGCAGTATCCCATGGGGCGCTGGTCGGATCGCCATGATCGCCAGATTGTTCTGATCATTCTTGGCATGACGCTGATTGCGCTCTCCCTGGCGTTGCCGCTGGCGGCGGCCATGAGCGAGCTGGCGCTGGGCATTGTGCTCTTCGTTTTCGGAGGCATGGCGTTTTCGCTCTATCCGGTGGCCATGAGTCACGCCGCCGATCGAGCGCCGCCCCAGGCGCTGGTTGGCATGAGTCAGGGGCTGCTTCTGATCAATGCGGTGGGCTGCACGCTCAGCGCCCCCATACTGACAGGGGTGATGGGGCAGACGGGCGGTAATGGGCTGTTCTATGGCCTTGCCATGATCTCGGCGGCCATGGCGCTGTTTTTCATGTGGCGGCGCAGTGTGCGTCCGGCCCCGCAGCCGGTGGCACCGTTTGCCGCACACCCGGTACAGACCGTGGTGGGTGCCGAGCTTGATGTGACTGAAGAGATGGTGGCCGGGGCTGAAATTCAGGCAGAAAAGGATGAGGCCGAAGAGGCGGCGCATCAGGACAATGCGCGTTATGACAGTGCTGCGCACGCCAATGATAAAACGGCGTCTCCCTCACAATGA